The Blastomonas sp. SL216 DNA window ATCATGAATGAACGCAAAGCATGGCATGACTATGGCTTGGCTGTTTCCGCTTTTGGGGCGCCTGCTGAAAGCCAGCCATATTGACGGCAGCTCCAGAACTGCCGCGTCGTTCCGCTAATGCGCGTTCCCCTCCCTGGCCAGGGAGGGGAGCGAGTTGCAGAACGACGGTGGCGGGCGAACTCGGAAGCCTAACCTTGTTGCGGGGGCTCTTACCCGAGCGCCGCCAGTAGCTGCGCCCGCAACCACGCCTTGTCGCTCGCCGTCGCGAAGCTGTGCGAGCCGCTGTCGAGGCGGTGGAGCGACAGATACGGGTTGGCGCGGGCCGGGGCGAAGGCGTCGCTCGTCCAGTGTTCGAGGAACCACATCGCGGTGCGGTCGTGTTCGGCGACGAGCAGGGTGGCGGGGCGGTCGAGCGTGGCGAGGGCTTCGCTCAGCCGGGCGACCAGGCCGGTGACTTCGGTCTTGGCAGTGGCCTGTCTGAGGCCGCGTACCAGCTTGCCGATGTTGACCCCGCCGCTCGCCAGCCGCCAGAGTTCGCGCGGGTCCTTCAGCTTGGCGAGATAGCGGCTGCGGATCGCGCTGGCGGTCATCGTGCTCGCGGCGTCCGCCTCGTCCGCGCCGTCGTCCTCGGCCTCGATGGTCCACATGTTGGCGAGGATCAGTGCGTCCACGCCCGCCGCCGGGCCAAACAGCGCCAGCGCGCTTGCCGCATCGCAATTGCCGAACGCCACCAGCCGCGTGACCTGCGGGCAGCGCGCGCGGAATGCGGCGACGGCAGCGGCGATGTCGTCGGCGCTGGATTCAAAACCGGCGTTTTCGCCGGTGCTGTCGCCGATGCCGCGCCGGTCATAGCGCAGCACCGGATGTCCTGCAGCGGCGATCTCGGCGGCGAGCGCAGCCATCCCGGCATGCGCGCCCGAGCGGATTTCGTTGCCGCCGCTGACGATCAGCAGTCCGGTGGTGCCGTCTGACCCGTCGAGCGTCGCGGCGAGCGTCTCGCCCGCGCACGCAAAGGTGAAATGCTGCCTCATCCTCGCATCCATGCGGCAATATCGGCGGCGATCGAGGCGGCCATGGCGGGGTCATGCGCGGGTTCGGCGCGCAGCCAGAGCGGTGCACCCGCGATGCGCGCCTCGGCCTCGAGCGGATCGTCGGCAAAGCGGGCGAGGCGGATAGCGCTGCTCTCGGAAGGCGCGGCAGCGTCGAGTTCGCGGATCATGCAGGGGCTGAGGGCATTGCCCGCCAGCTCGATGCCCTGTGTCCGCGCGTTTTCCATCAGTGCTTCGCTGCTGCTGGTGATTCCCGCTTCGCGGTCACTCGCGATCTTCGTGCGCAGCATCGTGCGCAACAGCTGCCCGCCCTTGACCGGAGCCAGTCGCCAGCGCGGAAGGTCGCCGAGCGCGCCGTCAAGCAATGCGCCGCCCCGGATCGATGCGATATGGGTTACGGGCCTCAGTTGCTCGGCGCACGCAATCAGCGCCGCCTGCCACAGGCTGATGCTCGCGTTTTCGATCGGAACCGGGCTTTCGTTGCAGCCGGGCAGGTCGGGCATCAGGCTGGCGATGCCATGGTCCGCCAGCGACCGCGCGGTCTCCACCATCAGGTGGCGCACGCGGTTGGCCTCATCGAACAGCGGCGGCAGGATCAGCAGCCGGGCGCCGATGTCAGGCCCGTGTTGCAGACACAGTTCGTCGTTGCCGTCGAACCGATAGCCCCGGATCACGCGGCTGCCTTGGCCCGCGCGAAATCGACCAGATTGCCGAAATTCTCGAACAGCTCGCCATCGACCTCGTCATCCTCGATCAGGATGCCCAGACGGTCTTCCATCTCGGTCAGCAGCCCGGCGACCGCCATGGAATCAAGCTCGGGCAGCGCGCCGAACAGCTCGGTATCGCGGTCGAAACCAGCGACCTGCGCTTCGGACAGGCCCAGAATGTCGCGCAGCACATGGCGTACCACGGTTTCGATCGCGTCGCTTGCTCCGCTGGTCTGAATCTCGCTCACATATCCCTCACTGGCTTGTCGCCTCATGCGGTCGTCCCCCAGACCGCGTGCAGGCGGCCTTAATCCTTAGCAAAACGGGCGGCAAGCCCTGCGACGCGGCTCTTGGCCAGATAGGGCCAGGACTTGGGCGACCTGGGCCAGGTCAGTTCGAGCCGATAGCGGGGGCGGACATCCTCCATCCAGTCGCGCTTATAGGCATCGCTGCCGGTGCCGAAATCGACCAGATCGACATGATCGGTATCGATGACATGGGCAAACAGCGCGTGCGTCAGCAGCGTGCCGGGCGAGGCCTGGATATGCCGTTCGTCATGCGCGAGCTTGTGGATATAGGCGGTGCCGTTTTCCACCGTCCAGAATTGCGCGGCGACCGCCTGGCCATCGATGCTGGCAACCCCCATGCGCAGCCGCCCGGCTTCGGCCTCGCGCTGGGCGAGCCAGCGCAGGAATTCGGGATTGCCCTCTTCGGGCTTCCAGCTGCGCGCATATATGGCCTCGTAGTCGTCCCAGTCCTTCGCATCGAACCGTGTCTCGACGCGCAGGTCCACCACGCCCTTGTTGCCCTTGCGCTTGACGGTGGAGCGCAGCTGGCCGGGCCGCCCCTGCCAGTAATCGGCAAAGCTGCGGCCATGCAGGTGCAGCACGTGATTTTCGTCGCACTGTTCGCGCTTCACCGTCCAGCCCATCGCCGTGAAGGTCTGTTCGATCAGGCTGGCCGATCCGCATTCGTCGGGCACGGGGGAGAGGATCAGCCGGTGCGTGGCCCGGGACAGCTTCTTTGCCGCCGCCTGCATCAGTTCGCGCCGGCGCGGTTCATCGGGCGTTCCGCCAAAGACCGGACGCCAGATGAAGCTGTACCAGTTGGCCATCGACCCGAGGCCGGAGCGGCCATTGTCGATCAGGTGCAGCTTCACCGCATCGCCATGATCGGCGGCATAGGCGATATGCGGCGCATGATCCGCCAGGCAATGCCGGTGCAGTCCATCGAACCACAAGGCGCGATCGAACAGCCCGACCCGGCCCGGATCGTCGAGTGCAGAAAGCCGGTGCGCAGCCGCAGCCTTCAGGTTATCATGATATTCATCATTCAACGTCATGAACCCCATGATGCCGCGTCTTTCCTATGAGCCAAACCGTTCGTGATGTCTCTCGATCCCACTCCGCAGCCGCTCGATCATCTGGCTCTCCGGGGCGAAGGCTCCGCAAGCGCGCTGATACTGCGTGAAGGCAGCCTTAGCTACGACACGTTAAACTTGCGTATCGGATTGCTTGCCCATTGGTTAACCACATTGGGGCTGGAGCATGGCGACCGGGTCGCGACCTGGCTCCCCAAGAACGAGACCACCTGCCTGATGCCGCTGGCAGCGGCAAGGGCGGGCATGGTGCATGTGCCGATCAACCCGGTGCTCAAGCGCGCGCAGGTGGCGCATATCCTGGCCGATAGCGGGGCAAGGCTACTGATCGCCAATCCGACGCGCACGGGGACATTGCTGGCCGAAGATGTGCCGCCCCATTGCACGGTGATAGAGGATGATGCCGCGATGGCGGCCTGGAAGGCGGGGGAAGCGAGCCTCGGGGCGTCCGCGCACGATCCCCACGATCTCGCCGCGATCCTCTACACCTCGGGCTCGACCGGCAAGCCCAAGGGCGTGATGCTCAGCCACGCGAACATGTGGCTCGGCGCGATCAGCGTGGCGGGCTATCTCGGGCTCGATGCCAGCGACAAGACCTTGTGCGTGCTGCCCTTGAGCTTCGATTATGGTCAGAACCAGCTGCTCTCCACCTGGGCCGCAGGGGGAACCGCCATCCCGCTCGATTATCTGATGCCGCGCGATGTGGTGAAGTCCTGCGTCCGGCATGGCATCACCACGCTGGCTGCGGTGCCGCCGCTCTGGACGCAGCTGGTCGAGATCGAATGGCCGGATGAGGCGACCGCGACGATGCGGCGGCTGACCAATAGCGGCGGCGCGCTCAGCCCTGCGCTGGTCAAACAGCTGCGCGGGATATTCCCCGCGACCCGTATTTTCGCGATGTATGGCCTGACCGAAGCCTTCCGCTCGACCTATCTCGACCCCGTACTGATCGACGGCAATCCGACGAGCATCGGCAAGGCGATCCCCTTTGCCGAGATCCTGGTGGTCAACGATGCGGGGCAGGATGCCGCACCGGGCGAGGAGGGCGAGCTCGTGCATGCAGGTCCCCTGGTTGCCCAGGGCTATTGGCAGGATGCCGAACGCACCGCCGAGCGCTACAAGCCCGCGCCCGCCTTCTCGACCTATGGCGGCATGGCCGTCTGGTCGGGTGACCGGGTAAGGCGCGACGTACAGGGCCTGATGTATTTCGTCGGACGCCGCGACGCGATGATCAAGTCTTCGGGCAACCGCATCAGCCCGGCGGAAATCGAAGACGCGGCGACCTCCACCGGGCTGGCGGCAGAGGCGGTGGCGCTGGGCATTCCCGATCCGCAGCTCGGCCAGGCCATCCTGTTGCTCGTCCGCCCCGCCGCCGTGCCGCAGCCCGAACAGCTGGCCGACGATCTGCTGATCGCGATGAAGCGCGACCTGCCGGCGTTCATGCTGCCCAGGCTGATCGAATTGCGCGACGCATTTCCCAAGAACCCGAATGGCAAGATCGACCGCGCGCTGCTGGTCGCCGAAATCGAGGAACGTTTTAAATGAAGCCTTTGGGGCCGATACCCGCTGGATTTTCGAGCATCGATGGCGAGCTAGCGGTGCAGGGCATCAAGGCCAGCGCTCTGGTCGAGCGCGCTGGCGACAGCCCATGCTTCATCTATTCGTCGGACATGCTGCGCGCGCGCGTCGCTTCGCTGCGTGCGGCGATGCCCGATCGGTTGGCGATCCACTATGCGATGAAGGCCAATCCCTTCGCGCCGGTTTTGAAGCTGATGGCCTCGCTGGTCGATGGCATCGATATCGCCTCGGCAGGCGAGCTGGTGCTGGCCCAGGCGGCGGGCATGGACGCACGGCGCATCAGCTTTGCCGGACCCGGCAAGCGTGACCGCGACCTGGAAGCGGCAATCGCGGACGGCGTGACGCTCAACCTTGAATCCGAAGGCGAATGCGATCGCGCGCTGGCGATCGGGCAACGCATCGGCGTGCAGCCGCGGCTTGCCGTCAGGGTCAATCCGGATTTCGATCTGCGCGGATCGGGCATGCGCATGGGCGGCGGGGCCAAGCCCTTCGGCATCGACCAGGCGCGCGTCCCTGCGCTCGTCCGGCACATTCTGGCCGAAGGCGCGCACTGGCGCGGCTTTCACATCTTCGCCGGATCGCAGGCGCTCGATGCCGATGCGATCATCGAGACGCAGGGCAAGACGCTCGATCTGGCCGCGCAACTGGCCGAGGAGGCAGGCGCGGTGCCCGAGCATCTGAACCTCGGCGGAGGCATGGGCATCCCCTATTTCCCGGGCGACACCCCGGTCGACATTGCCAAGGTCGGCGCTGCGCTGGGCGAGCGCTTTGCGGCGCTGCCCGATACGCTCAAGGACACGCATTTCGCGATGGAGCTGGGCCGCTGGCTGGCGGGCGAGGCAGGCGTCTATCTGACCCGGATCGTCGACAGGAAGACCAGCCATGGCGAGCTGTATCTTGTCACCGATGGCGGGCTGCACCATCAGCTCGCGGCGAGCGGCAATTTCGGCACCGTCGTGCGGCGGAACTATCCGGTGGCCATCGCCAGCCGCTTCGATGCCGAGCCGTCAGAAGAGGCCAATGTCGTCGGTTGCCTGTGCACTCCGCTCGACCGGCTGGCCGACAAGGCGCATCTGCCACAGGCTGAGGTCGGCGATCTGGTCGCGGTGTTCTGCGCCGGGGCCTATGGCGCCACCGCCAGCCCGGCCGATTTCCTCGGCCATGGCAAGGCGGCGGAACTGCTCGTCTAGTTCAAGCCAGCGCGTGCGCCGCTGCGGCGTTGCGCTGGATGGCAGTAGGGTCTACCGGGCCCGCCGGGATCATCCAGCTGCCGCCGACGCAGAGTACCGGATCGATCGCCAGCCAGTTGCCTGCGGTCTCGAGCGTCACGCCGCCCGTCGGGCAGAACTTGCACTGGCCAAAGGGCGCGGCGAGTGACTTCAATGCGGGGATGCCGCCTGCGGCCATCGCGGGGAAGAACTTGAAATGGGTAAGGCCCATGTCGAGCCCGCGCATGATGTCGCCTGCATTGGCGATACCGGGCAGGAACGGGATGCCGCTCTCGATCGCTGCACGTCCAAGATTATCGGTCAGGCCCGGCGAGACAATGAATTCGGAGCCAGCCTTGAGCGCTGCATCGAGTGTCTTGGGGTCGATCACCGTGCCCGCGCCGACAATCGCGCCTTCGACCTGCTTCATCGCGGCAATGGCCTCCAGCGCGGCAGGGGTGCGCAGCGTTACTTCGAGCACCTTCAGGCCGCCAGCGACCAGCGCCTCGGCCATCGGCACCGCATCGGCGACATCGTTGATGACGATCACCGGGATGACCGGCGCGGTCCGCATGATGGTCTCGATTGCGGGGCCAGAAGAAGGGTTGATATCAGTCATGCGGCATTCTCCTGGGCAAAGGCGGCGGCGGCCCCGAACAGGCCGGGCTGGGGATGATCGATCAGCTTGACGGGGATCGTCTCCATCAGCTGCTGGAACCGGCCCTTGGCGACGAAGCGCTCCTCGAACCCGGACTGCGGCAGACGGTCGGCAATCCGCTGACCAAGGCCGCCGGCGATTACCACTGCGCCTGCGCCCTGTGCCAGCGCAAAATCGCCTGCCGCTGCACCAAGGCTCAGGCAGAAGCGGTCGAACGCGGCGGCAGCCAGGCTGTCCTCACCCGACAGCGCGAGCTGCCACAAGGCCTTGTCTTCCATACTGACGACGGCGCGGCCCTCGATGCTGGCCAAAGTCTCGTAGATCGCGGCGAGGCCGGGGCCGGAACAGACCCGCTCGAC harbors:
- a CDS encoding GNAT family N-acetyltransferase is translated as MTLNDEYHDNLKAAAAHRLSALDDPGRVGLFDRALWFDGLHRHCLADHAPHIAYAADHGDAVKLHLIDNGRSGLGSMANWYSFIWRPVFGGTPDEPRRRELMQAAAKKLSRATHRLILSPVPDECGSASLIEQTFTAMGWTVKREQCDENHVLHLHGRSFADYWQGRPGQLRSTVKRKGNKGVVDLRVETRFDAKDWDDYEAIYARSWKPEEGNPEFLRWLAQREAEAGRLRMGVASIDGQAVAAQFWTVENGTAYIHKLAHDERHIQASPGTLLTHALFAHVIDTDHVDLVDFGTGSDAYKRDWMEDVRPRYRLELTWPRSPKSWPYLAKSRVAGLAARFAKD
- a CDS encoding hydrolase 1, exosortase A system-associated, producing MRQHFTFACAGETLAATLDGSDGTTGLLIVSGGNEIRSGAHAGMAALAAEIAAAGHPVLRYDRRGIGDSTGENAGFESSADDIAAAVAAFRARCPQVTRLVAFGNCDAASALALFGPAAGVDALILANMWTIEAEDDGADEADAASTMTASAIRSRYLAKLKDPRELWRLASGGVNIGKLVRGLRQATAKTEVTGLVARLSEALATLDRPATLLVAEHDRTAMWFLEHWTSDAFAPARANPYLSLHRLDSGSHSFATASDKAWLRAQLLAALG
- a CDS encoding pyridoxal-dependent decarboxylase, exosortase A system-associated, whose amino-acid sequence is MKPLGPIPAGFSSIDGELAVQGIKASALVERAGDSPCFIYSSDMLRARVASLRAAMPDRLAIHYAMKANPFAPVLKLMASLVDGIDIASAGELVLAQAAGMDARRISFAGPGKRDRDLEAAIADGVTLNLESEGECDRALAIGQRIGVQPRLAVRVNPDFDLRGSGMRMGGGAKPFGIDQARVPALVRHILAEGAHWRGFHIFAGSQALDADAIIETQGKTLDLAAQLAEEAGAVPEHLNLGGGMGIPYFPGDTPVDIAKVGAALGERFAALPDTLKDTHFAMELGRWLAGEAGVYLTRIVDRKTSHGELYLVTDGGLHHQLAASGNFGTVVRRNYPVAIASRFDAEPSEEANVVGCLCTPLDRLADKAHLPQAEVGDLVAVFCAGAYGATASPADFLGHGKAAELLV
- a CDS encoding phosphopantetheine-binding protein translates to MSEIQTSGASDAIETVVRHVLRDILGLSEAQVAGFDRDTELFGALPELDSMAVAGLLTEMEDRLGILIEDDEVDGELFENFGNLVDFARAKAAA
- the eda gene encoding bifunctional 4-hydroxy-2-oxoglutarate aldolase/2-dehydro-3-deoxy-phosphogluconate aldolase codes for the protein MTDINPSSGPAIETIMRTAPVIPVIVINDVADAVPMAEALVAGGLKVLEVTLRTPAALEAIAAMKQVEGAIVGAGTVIDPKTLDAALKAGSEFIVSPGLTDNLGRAAIESGIPFLPGIANAGDIMRGLDMGLTHFKFFPAMAAGGIPALKSLAAPFGQCKFCPTGGVTLETAGNWLAIDPVLCVGGSWMIPAGPVDPTAIQRNAAAAHALA
- a CDS encoding acyl-CoA ligase (AMP-forming), exosortase A system-associated, whose protein sequence is MSLDPTPQPLDHLALRGEGSASALILREGSLSYDTLNLRIGLLAHWLTTLGLEHGDRVATWLPKNETTCLMPLAAARAGMVHVPINPVLKRAQVAHILADSGARLLIANPTRTGTLLAEDVPPHCTVIEDDAAMAAWKAGEASLGASAHDPHDLAAILYTSGSTGKPKGVMLSHANMWLGAISVAGYLGLDASDKTLCVLPLSFDYGQNQLLSTWAAGGTAIPLDYLMPRDVVKSCVRHGITTLAAVPPLWTQLVEIEWPDEATATMRRLTNSGGALSPALVKQLRGIFPATRIFAMYGLTEAFRSTYLDPVLIDGNPTSIGKAIPFAEILVVNDAGQDAAPGEEGELVHAGPLVAQGYWQDAERTAERYKPAPAFSTYGGMAVWSGDRVRRDVQGLMYFVGRRDAMIKSSGNRISPAEIEDAATSTGLAAEAVALGIPDPQLGQAILLLVRPAAVPQPEQLADDLLIAMKRDLPAFMLPRLIELRDAFPKNPNGKIDRALLVAEIEERFK